In the Neisseria sp. KEM232 genome, ATTTGGAAGAAACCGAAGGTTTTTACCGTCCGCTTTATGCGTTGCTTTATACCGGATTGCCAAATCACGGAAGATTGATGTCTCTGGATTGGGATGATTTCAAAGAAAGGGCAGAAGGTTTATACAACGCATTATCCCCCGAAGTACAAAGGAGGCTGAGAAAATCTGTTGGCACTGCTCCTGCAGACTACAGAAAGAATCCCCATCAAAAATTGGCTTGGATGTTTGCAAACCGATTTCCTGCTTTTGGTGCGGTGCTGAAACACGTCCATTTGAATGCGGATATTCTGCTGAAAACAGTAGCTCTTCTAATGGAAGAAGATGTTGGTGCAGAAAACTTTATCCGCTTTAAAACCAAAATTGACGCATTAAACCGACTGGCTTGGACAAGAACTCAGACGGATTCCGAATCTCAAAGCGGCGTTTCCAATCTGGGTACAATTTCTGAAACCTTATTGGAAAGGGCATTGGCAGATTTGATTGACGGCAGCCGTTTTTTCAAAACCAGTAATCAGGAAATCCAGTCTTACGGAGATTTTGTCCTGATGTGTCTGCCCAACAATCTGTGGTTGTCGGTAAAGTCGAACTATGCGCGGGAGAGACTGCTTGCATCCGGCTATACGACAGATATTCTCGGTGTCGGTTTCTTTACTGATTACAGAGAATTTACCAGCAAGGCAAAAATCCGCAATTTTCAAAGGGTCGGATTTTTGGCTATGTATCTGCCGGATGTTCCGGTTTCCCGAGATCAGCAGGAAGCAGAAATAAGTACTTATGAAGAAGTCAGAGAATTTTATCAGCGGCAGAATCATGAAATGCCAAAGAATATCAACGGTACAGATTTTCTGAGACCTTTGTCAGGTCTCTATAACGATTTGGCAGCATTGCTTGAAGAAGAAAATATCCAAAACAGGACAACCATCAAATTTTAAATCCGAAAGAGTAAAACCATGCAATTCTCCTACTCCTGGCTGAAAACCCAAGCCGATACCGAACTTTCTGCCGATAAGCTGGAACATCTGTTAACCATGTCCGGCTTGGAAGTGGAAGAAGCCGAGACTGCCGCGCCTGCGTTTGCAGGTGTGGTGATTGCCGAAGTGAAATCCGTTGAAAAACATCCTGATGCCGATCGTTTGAACGTTACTCAAGTTGATGCGGGTACGGGTGAGTTGGTGCAGATTGTGTGCGGTGCGCCGAATGTGAAAGCGGGCATCAAAGTGCCGTGTTCGCTGCCGGGCGCGGTGTTGCCGGGCAATTTCAAAATCAAGCCGACCAAGATGCGCGGGGTGGAATCGAACGGAATGTTGTGTTCTGCCAAAGAGTTGGGCTTGCCCGATGATGGTGTGGACGGCCTGCATGTCCTGCCTGCCGATGCGCCCGTCGGTGCGAACATCCGCGATTATCTGGATTTGGACGACACGCTGTTTACGCTGAAAATCACGCCCAACCGCGCTGATTGCTTAAGCATCAAGGGCATCGCCCGCGAAGTGGCGGCGCTTACCGGCTGTGAATTTGCGCCGACTGTGATTCAGACGGCCTCTGTCAGCAGCGGCAAAACCCAGCCCGTGCGCATTGATGCACCGGCCGACTGCGGCCGCTTTATTAGCCGTGTGATTGAAAATGTCAACGCGCAGGCCGCCACGCCCGCGTGGATGCGCCAACGGCTTGAGCGCAGCGGCATCCGCAGCATTTCCGCGCTGGTGGACATCGGTAATTATGTGATGCTGGAAATCGGCCAACCGATGCACGTTTTCGATGCCGACAAAATTTCAGGCAGCATCATCGTGCGCCGCGCCGAAAACGGTGAAGTGCTGGAATGTTTGAACGAAAAAACCGTTACGCTGGCCGACAATACGTTGGTGATTGCCGACGAAAAAGGCGCGTTGAGCATCGCGGGCATGATGGGCGGCGCGGCCAGCGCAGTTTCAGACGGCACGCGCAATATCGTGCTGGAAGCGGCGTGGTTTGCGCCGGCCGTTATTGCGGGCAAATCGCGCCAATACGGCTTCGGCTCGGATTCTTCGTTCCGCTTCGAGCGCGGCGTGGACTACCGTTTGCAGGCCGATGCGATTGAGCGCGCCACCGAATTGGTATTGCAAATCTGCGGCGGCCAGGCGGGCGAGATGGTCGAAGCGCTGGGCGAATTGCCGTCTGAAAAACGCGTATCCGTGCGCTTGGATCGCGTGGCCAAAGTGT is a window encoding:
- the pheT gene encoding phenylalanine--tRNA ligase subunit beta — translated: MQFSYSWLKTQADTELSADKLEHLLTMSGLEVEEAETAAPAFAGVVIAEVKSVEKHPDADRLNVTQVDAGTGELVQIVCGAPNVKAGIKVPCSLPGAVLPGNFKIKPTKMRGVESNGMLCSAKELGLPDDGVDGLHVLPADAPVGANIRDYLDLDDTLFTLKITPNRADCLSIKGIAREVAALTGCEFAPTVIQTASVSSGKTQPVRIDAPADCGRFISRVIENVNAQAATPAWMRQRLERSGIRSISALVDIGNYVMLEIGQPMHVFDADKISGSIIVRRAENGEVLECLNEKTVTLADNTLVIADEKGALSIAGMMGGAASAVSDGTRNIVLEAAWFAPAVIAGKSRQYGFGSDSSFRFERGVDYRLQADAIERATELVLQICGGQAGEMVEALGELPSEKRVSVRLDRVAKVLGVDIAAEQVETILRTLGLQPEKTADGFQTTSPSFRFDIEIEADLIEEIGRVYGYENIPDDATSGSLKMLPLPETRRPRFAVYNEMAARGYREVVSYAFVDEAWETDFAANANPIRLQNPLAAQYAVMRSTLVGGLVEILQNNLNRKQNRVRIFEIARVFAKGSDGLFAQNERIGGLCYGAAMPEQWGEKTRNADFYDIKADVENLLKNSKIEFVKTAHPALHPGRAAEIVSDGRVIGFVGELHPKWLQKYDLPQAPLVFEVDMDAVLQREKTRYQPVSKFQAVRRDLAFVLPENVSYAELESSLKTVSSPLVQEIALFDVYRGTGLPEGMKSMAVKVLLQDMENTLTDEAVEPVMAKLVDAAAAVGAQLRA